Below is a window of Marispirochaeta aestuarii DNA.
CTTCACTTATACATAAAATTATTTCTTCGAAGGAGATTGAGCGTTTATCTTTCAGCTGTTCATTTTTCTCATCATTCCAATCGAAGGTCATGAGTAAAAATAATAACGAGTGTGCCTTTTGTCAATATGTCTGTTGTAAAAGTTGCTTATTGGCTTCCGAATGCTTCTTTATCCACCACCTCTTTGTTTCAAAATTCGGAACAAGATATACAGGATCAAAAGGATAAGGAGATCCACCACCGAGACACCAAGCCCACAGAGTATCCCCTTATTGTTCCTCAGTACCCCCTGCCGCTCTGTAGCCATGCTTTATCCTGCCTATTCTCCCCATCTCTGTTCCATATTTTCTTTGTGTTTCCCCGCACTGTTGATGGCTGCCGTTTTATTCCGTATGATGTAGCATCAGATCACCAGCCCAAGGATATAAAGCATGCGAATCATCATTACCGGGGCCGCCGGTTTTATCGGCTCAAATCTGTCCCGCCGCCTTATCGGCGGTCACAGAGTAATCGGCATAGATAATTTCGACCCCTTCTACGATCGACGGATCAAGGAGCGCAACCTGGTCGGTTTGAAGGATCACACAAACTTCCGCCTGTATGAGGCGGACATTACCGATGCTTCAGAAATGGAGAGGATATTCCAGGAAGAAAAACCGGATCTGGTGGTGCACCTGGCGGCCAGGGCGGGGGTTCGTCCCTCCATAGAAAACCCGGCGGGCTATGCCGAGACCAATATAAACGGCACCATCTCCCTTCTGCAGGCCGCCCGTAAAGCCGGAGTCCGGGATTTCGTCTTTGCCTCCTCCTCCTCGGTCTACGGTAATACGAAGGAAGTCCCCTTTTCCGAGAGCTCCTTCGTGGACCATCCCATCTCTCCCTACGCGGCCACCAAAAAAGCGGGAGAGCTGATCTGTCACACCTACAGCCATCTCTACGGTATGCGCATCGCCTCTTTGCGTTTTTTTACCGTCTACGGCAGGGGGCAGCGGCCGGACCTGGCTATCGCCAAGTTTACCCGCATGATCGACCATGACGAGGAGATCCCCTTTTACGGCGACGGAACGACTGAGAGGGACTACACCTATATCGACGATATCCTGGACGGTATTCAGGGGGCTGTCCGATGGCTTCTGGAACAGAAGGAAGGCACCCACGAAGTCTTCAATCTGGGAGAATCCCATACCACCACGCTGTCCGATCTGGTAGCGACCATCGAAAAGGCCCTCGGGAAAAAGGCGAGGATAAAGCGGCTCCCCATGCAGCCCGGGGATGTACTGCGTACTTTTGCGGACGTGTCAAAGGCCCGGAAAGCTTTCGGCTACAATCCTTCGACCCTGCTTGCCGGGGGGGTAGAGGCGTATATAAAGTGGTACCGGGAGAACTCCGGGACGAGATATTGACGTGCGGAATTATTAATATTTACATGGTATGCAATATGTAGTAGTTTTGCATACAGGAGGAGCGTATGCCCTTATTACAGGTCAGAGACATTCCGGAAGATTTGTATGAAAAACTATCCCGTGTTGCCGAGCAGGATAATCGAAGTATTGCTCAGGAAACAATTGTTTTATTGAAGCAGGCACTGGCCTACAAAGAAAGCAGAATCTCCAGACGAAAAAGGATTTTACACGAGATTAGCAGCAATAAAGTCGAGAATGCTGACACCTTTCCGGATCCGGCTGATTTGCTGCGGGAAGATCGAGGCAGATGATTGTTGTATTGGATGCCAGTGCGGGAATTGAGATAGCATTGGTACGGGAGAAATCCGCAATTTTATCTGCTGTTCTGGAAAAAGCCACGAAGGTTATTACTTCCGATTTGTATAAAGCAGAAACGGGGAACGTGATCTGGAAATACTATATCGCCGGGCTATTAAAAAGGGATGAAGTATTTCGGAGATTATCATACTGCGACAATTTAATAGATGACTATGTAGACATTGCCGAGAATAATGAAGAAGCCTTAATTGAAGGAATACGATTGAATCATTCAATTTATGATCTTCTATATTTCACCCTGGCCAGACGAAAAGGCGCAATATTGATGACTCTCGACAAAAAGCTTAAAGAGATCGCCATAAACAATGGAATCGAAGTGGTATAAAAAACTACTCCTCTTCTTCCCGCCGTATCTTGTTTTTCTGAACATGCTTGTGGGTATAGTGGATCACGGTAAAAAAGAGGGTGACGATTAATCCCGCGGACAGAAAAAGGAATACCCCCACCTCCTGGGAGTGGCTGGTCAGTGGTACGGCGATTACGCAGAGGGCTATCTGCAGGGAGTAAATAATAGCCAGCAGGCTGCGGCTGCTGAATCCAAGGTTCAGCAGTTTGTGGTGCAGGTGCGAGCGATCCGGGGAAAAGACGCTTTTTTTGTCCCGCAGGCGGCGCCAGACGGCGGCGATGGTGTCGCTGATGGGTATCGCCAGAATTATCATGGCGTGGGCCAGGGAAATGCTTTCGCCATGGTCGGATCCCTGGTCGATCAGGGGCAGAACGGCCACCATGAATCCGAGGAACTGACTTCCTCCGTCCCCCATAAAGAGCTTTGCCGGGGGCAGGTTGAAAACCAGAAAACCCCAGACAGCCCCTGCCAGGATAAAGCTGCCCATGGCTGCCTGGTAGTTTTCCTTGGTCAGGAAGAGGATACCGAAGCTGATGGCAGCGATGGAGGTTATGCCTCCTGCCAGACCGTCGGAACCGTCTATCATGTTGACGGCATTGATGATGCCGATGATCCAGATCAGGGTCAGGGGATAACGGAAAAGTCCGAACTTAAGGGAATCGGGAAAAAACGGGATCGCTATCCGCTTGAAGGTGAAATCGGCAGCCAGCACCAGAACGGCGGCAATCAGCTGTATGACGATTTTATTCCGGGCATGAAGATTCCGCAGATCATCGACTACTCCGAAGAGGAAAATCAGCAGGCCGGCTATAATTACCAGGATAAAGCGGAATCCCCAGTTGTCCGGCAGAGGAAACTGGCGCTCCAGAACAAAGGTAAAAACAAGGATTGTCAGTATATAGGCGCTGAAAAAACCCAGGCCGCCCAGGCGTGATATCTCGCCGGTATGTATCTTGCGATGGTCCTGGTCGTCGTACCAGCCCATCCGATGGGAGAGCTTCATAATAAGCGGCATGGAAGCCAGGGAAATCAGGAATGCCATAAGGGGCGCCGTAAGTAAAACGTGCATCGCTTAACCTCTGCCTTTTAATATATCATCGACAGTTTGCAGGTAGGTGTTTATTACAATCGCCTCATCAAAGTTTTCTTTTACCAGTTTCCTGGAGGCCTTTCCCATGGCCTCTATTTCCGTGTCTGAAAGATTCAGCATCTTTTCCATCTTGTCCGCCAGATCCGCGGTGTCTCCGGGGCGGCACAGGAAGCCGTTGATTCCGTCCATAACCGGTTCCCGGGTCCCCACGGAGTCCGCGGCGATAAGGGGCTTTCCCATGGAAGCTGCTTCGAGGAGTGAGCGGGGCACCCCTTCACGATAGCGGGAAGGCAGGACCATGCAGTCCGCCTGGGCCAGAGCCTCCCGGATCTCGTCGGTGGGGCCGGGGACTTCTATGATGCCCCGTTCCTCTGCGGAGTTCAGGAGCTTCTTGTCTGCCGCCCAGGGATCGCTGCTGTCGTAGGGTCCGACCAGCATAAATCGGACCTCCGGATGCCGGGCTTTGACCTTCTCCGCAGCGGCGATAAAATCTTCCACCCCCTTGGCTTTCAGAAGCCGGCCGACGAAGAGGAAGCAGAAGGGCCCCTCCGGTCGAGGACGGGGTGCAAAGTAATCGGGATTGACCCCTGAGCCGGGAAGCCGCCCGGTCTGATGTTTACGAACGAGTTTGCCGTCAAGAAAGAGCCTGCGGTCGTCGCTGTTCTGGAAAAAGATCATGTCCGCCCGGCTGAAGGCGTAACGGTAGAGCATGCGTACAGCCGCCTGCAGCGGCCCGTGGCGTTCGAAGACGGTTCCCAGGCCGGTAATGTTGTTGACGACGGGTATCCCCAGCCCTTTGGCTGCAATGGAACCGTAAATGTTGGGTTTTATCGTATACTGCAGTATGATTGAAGGAGAGAGTTCCCGGTAGATCCGCTTGTACTGGGACAGGGTCTTCAGGTCCCGGAGGGGATTGATTCCCTTGGCGTCGAGTTCTATATCCCGGTACCCCAGGCCCATTTCGATCAGCTTTTCGGTGTAATCGTCCCGGGGAGCAACGACGCTTAAACGGTAGCCCGCATTCTGCAGGGCCTGGATAAGGGGCCTGCGGGTGTTCCAGACGTACCAGCAGCCGTTGTAGGATATGACTATGTGCTCTTTCTCCATTATTCCGTTACTATTGCATAAAATGGCACTATTGGCAAAGACCGTCGGTTTTGCTGCGGTGATGCTCTGCATGCTCCCGATGTTTCTGGGTGGCTGTACGACAGAAACCTGGGGCCGGTCGCGGACAACGCTGTACACCAGAGCCGCTGAGGGAGCCGGTGAAACGGCTGATGGGAGAATCCCTGAACGGGAACGCCTGCTTGTAGAGATGGACAGGCGCCGGGAAGAAGGCGCCGCGGAGTCCCGCCGGCTTATTGAGAAGTTTTTTCCTGATTCCGGGACGCTTGTATCTGAAGATCCGGAGGCGGCACGGGCGGCGGAGGCGGGGGAACTGAAGGCCGCCAGTGCAGCCTGGTGGGGTTTTGATGCCGGGGACGCCACGGATGCCCTGGCAGTAGCCTTGACCGCACCGGTGGAACTGCTTGTTATTCCCGCCATGGAAGGTCCGTGGATTTCCGGTCCCCTGGAAATAGACGGCCCCCGGCACATCCTTTTTGAACCCGGGGCGGAGCTCCTGGCAAGGGAGGGGGACTTCCGGGAGACCCGGGACACCCTGCTGCGTGTTTATCGAAAGGAGGATCTTGGCTTGACCGGCTACGGTGCCGGCATCGCCATGCGCAAGTCTGATTACACCAAAGAACCCTACCAGTGGTCCCAGCACCGGCATGCCCTTGCGATTCTGGAATCCCGGAATATCCGTGTTGAAGGCTTCTCCATCGAGAGCGCCGGGGGTGACGGGATCTACATCGGACAAAGAAGGGGCGGACCGGTTCCACGGAACATTCTGCTTAAGAACCTTGTGCTGCGGAACAACTATCGGCAGGGGGTTTCGGTTATCTCTGTGGACGGTTTCCGTATGGAATATACTCATATATCCCATACCGGCGGGACTCCTCCGGGAGCGGCCATCGATTTCGAACCCAACTCCGGACTGTACGGTCTGACCGATTGTGTCGTTGATTCCTGTCTCTTCGAGAAAAACGCCGGAGCGGCCCTTACGGTGCATCTTCCGAATGTGCTGGATACCCATCCTCCCGTGTCGATCCTGATACGGGACAGCCTGATTCTGGGAAATCCCCTCTCCCTGTGGGTCCACGGCCTTGGAAACGGCGCACGGGGCAGCCTGGAGTTCAGTAATACCCGGGTTCGCGGTCTCGGCATTACCGGGCGCTCGGAGAGTTTCAGGATTATCCGCTAAGGCGGTACTCCGGCTGTCAGTGGTAAAAAGAGTTTTTTTTCTGTAGTATGCGGAAACAGGAAAAAAGATTTTCATAACAGGAGACATCTGTATGCGGCGTCTTGCTTTTTATACGATCTTTCTTATGGCGGTACTGCTCCCCTTTACCGTCTTTGCCCTGGATATTACCGATCCTCTGGGCGATATATACGATGACATTCAGGTCTGGTACGAAGCCGGGCTTATCGATGAGGTACCCTCCCTGCGGCCCTATCCGGCACAGGTGCTGGTGGCCGTTCTCAGGCAGGTGACCGCCCATTCTTCCACCCCGGCGGCCGACCGGCAGCAGGCGGAAGCCTACCTGGCGGCCCTCGAGGCTGAACGGGATATCGACGGGGTCTGGTTCGGCAAAGCCCAGCTGAAAAGCAGCGAGTCCGAGGAGTACCTCTTCGGCGGCGCCGGTATCGAGTACAACACCTGGTTCAGCGACTATGTCGCCCTGAACGGCCGCTGGGTAGCCTTCGGCAAGTACGAGGGGGACGGCTACTATCCTGCGGGGGAGGGCCGGGAGCTGGACAGCTTCGACGACAATGCCGAGATGGCCGTGGCGGGACACCAGATCGACCTGCGGCAGCTCTTTACCAACTCCTTCAGTTTCGGCACCGACTCCCTCTATTTTCAGGCGGGAATCCACCGCAGCTCCTACGGTCCGGTTTTCGACAACGGCGCCGTCCTGGGAGGCTACGCCCATTACGCCCCCACCTTCAACGTGGTCTGGGACGAGGGCGGAAAGTTCGGCATGACCACGACCTATATGGAGCTCACCGCCAGCAACTACTACGGCGAGGAGGTCTTCTCCGACAAGCGCATGGCCATGCAGACCTATACCTACCGTCCGGTGGAATGGGCGGAATTCGAGTTCCTGCAGAGCATCGTCTACGGAAACCGTTTTGACCTGGTCTATTTTGTGCCCTTCAGTTTTCTCTTCTACAACCAGAACCTGGCGGGCTACGAGGACAACAGCTGGATGGGTTTTTCTGCGGCCCTGGATCTGCCCAGGCAGACGGGCTTCAACGCCGTGATCTATATCGATGATGCCCACTTCAACGATTTTCTGCGCTTCGACTTCAACACCATGTTCAAGGCGGCCATCAACACCGAGTTCACCTGGACCCCCATGCACAGGTATCTGCGCCGCCTGTCCCTGGACTACCTGGCGGTGACGCCCTATACCTACTCCCACAAAAGCGGGCGCTTTTCTGATTATCCGGAAACTGTGGGTGATGATGCAGTAAAATACTCTAAGTGGCTCGCGGAGAACGCCAACTACCTGAATTACACCAGCTACGGGGACACCCTGGGGCCGGTGCTGGATCCCAACTCCGACCGTCTTACCCTGAAGTACAACGCCCGTCCCCTTCCCGGCCTGGACGTCAAGCTTATCGGTCGCATGATCCGCCACGGGAATCCCACCGCGGAAGGTTATAATTCAGATGGAGTAACCGACGGATCCGTATACGACGACGGCTACGACGATAACGAGGAGCATACCTTCAAGGACCTGCGCTTCCTTACCCAGGATGAGCTTGAGTACACCTTTACCGCCGGCTTTGACCTGGGCTACACCTTCGATCTAGATCCCCACACCATAAAGCTGCTCTTCGGCTACCGCCTCGAGCACATCCGGAACAAGATGAACGACGGCTACCCGGTCAAGGGCGACAACGAAACCAGCCACTACCTGATGGGCGGTTTCGCCTACTCGTACCAGTTTTAGGAAACTGTACCAATGCAGCCGGGAGTTCGCATAAAGCATTCAGCCTCTTTAATTCTTCTGTTGTTTTCTGCTGCTCTGTTCGGGCAGAACCGTCAGGCGATCATCCCCTATGATTCTTCCCTGGTGGCGGAGCTGGGCATGGTCTACCGGGAGCTGGGAATGGCCCTGCCCTCGGATACGGCCCCCTGGACGGAGGCGGAGTTCCTCCTCATGCTGGACCGGGCCTATAATCAGGGCGGGCGGCTCTCCCCCGCGGCCAAGACTATCCTTGCGGGGATCCGGAAAGACTTAGAGAAAGATCCTGTCTACACGGAATTCGACGGTGCCCTGGCCGTCGATGCTTCGTTGAGCATCGCGCTGGAGGGCTACCTGGGTTTTGTGGGTGACGATGAGAACAGGGAGTGGCTCAGGGGGTACGGAGAGCGGGAAGCTTTGCTTTTTGTTCCCGTGGAGCTCTACCTGCTGGACAATTTCTACGCCATGACCAGTCTGAGTCTTTCCCAGGACTACTTTGCGGTCCTGGACAGGCAGGAGAGCGGCAGCAACCTCCCCCTGGGCTTCAACGATCTTGAAAGCATGTACCCCCTGCATACCGCCCTCTCCGCCGGGGGGGAGCACTGGAACATCCGCTTTGCCCGGGAGACCCTGAACTGGGGAAGCGGCAAAACGGGAAACCTGCTGCTTGGGGCCAACGGTACGGTTCACGATTTTATCGAGCTGACTAGCTTCTGGAACCGCTTCAAGTTCACTTTTCTGCTGCTGGGCCAGGACACCTCGGCCTGGGACTGGGTGGACACGAATGGCAATGGGATTATTGATGCAGGCGATGGCGGCACGTTGTATACCGCCGGGAACGAGATCTTTATCGCTCCAGTCTACGACAACAAGAACGACTCTTTTAACGATGCTGTATCCAGCCAGGAGACGGTACGCAACTTTCTGGCCCACAGGCTGGAGTTCCTCCCCCGGGACAACCTGCGCCTGGTCTTTACCGAGGCGGTCATGTATCAGGATCCCAGCTTTCAGTTCCGCTACCTGAATCCCATGATGGCCTTTCACAACTGGTACCAGACCGGCAGCGCCAACTACTTTATTACCCTGGAGGCCGATTATCTGCCCCTGCCGGGAGTTCGGCTCTACGGACAGTTCCTGGGAGACCAGATCGCCTTCTATTTCAACCGTCAAAGCGGCACCTACTCTGATGTTCCCGCCGCCATGGGTTACCTGGCGGGGCTGGATCTGCAGAAACCCCTTGCGGAGGGCTATCTTTTCGGCGGCCTGGAGTGGGTCAAGCTGGACCCCTACAACTACATCGACCGTTCCGGAATCAACCTCTGGTATCAGCGCCGAATTCTGAGCAACTACCTCGGCGGCCACCAGGCCCTGGTCATCACGCCCCTGGGCTACGAGAAAGGACCGGATTCCATGACCTTTTACGGGGAGTTCGGTTACATGGTCCCCGGCAGCTGGGACGCCAAGATCAGCGCCGAGTTCTTCGTAAAGGGGGAAAATACCATAACCACAGTCTGGACCGACGAGGACGGTGCCGCCCAGGATGTGACCCCGTCGGGGAGCCATCCGATACAGACCCTCATTCTGGGCCTCGAGGGCGGGATGAACGGCTCCATGCTGGGGTTCCCGGACAGCATCTCGGTGAGTACCGGGGTAAACCTTATCCACGTTGAAAATTTCCTGCACGATCCCCGGGAGGATTTCTGGGACCTGCAGATCTGGTTGTCGGGAAAGTACAGGTTCTGAGAAAATTTTCCTTGCCGGATCGGGGTTCCTGTGATAGAATCACTAAAACGTTTTAGTTGCGGCCGCCGCCGCTTATTATTTTACCGGATTACTAAAACGTTTTAGTTAAAGTGGAGGATCTGTGGCTGCGAACATAAAAGATGTCGCCCGTCTGGCGGGTGTTTCTATTACAACGGTTTCACAAATACTCAACAAGAAGCAGGATTTCCCGGTCCGGGAGGAAACCCGCAAGCGGGTTATCGATGCCGCCCGGGAACTGCACTATATACCCAATCCCATTGCACGCAGTCTGGTCCAGCAAAAGACCCGTCTTGTCGGTATGGCGGTACCCGATTTGCGAAACCCCTTTTTTACCGAGATCGCCCTGGGCTGCCAGGAAGCCGCCGCACAGAGGGGGTACCGACTGCAGATCGCCAATACAAACGAAGACTTCGACAGTGAACTTCAGCAGCTTCATGAGTTCGCCGCGGAAAAAATGGACGGAATTATCCTTGTTCCGGCCGCCCGAAGAGACAGCCGGAAAGAGCAGAGCAGCATCTTCAATCTGCCGATTGTAAACGTGGACAGAACGGCCGGTTATCCGGATATCTGCGGTTCAATATACGTGAACAGCGAAAAAGGCGCGTATGAAGCGGTCTCCTATCTTCTTCGCCGCGGAAGAAGGAGAATTGCCTTTCTGGCCGGACCCCTCAGCAGTAAAACGGTTACGGATCGTCTTGAAGGATTCAGAAAAGCCCTGGAAGAAAACGGGCTGTCCTGCAGTGAGAAGGACGTTTTTGAGGGAGGTTTCGAACAGAACTGGGGTTTTATGATAACGGAGAAAATCATTTCCTCCGAATCTCCCTACGATGCATTTTTCTGCGGCGATGACCTTATCGCTTTGGGGGCTATAAGCGCACTGCAGAAGAAGGGGTTACAGGTTCCCGGGGATATTGCGGTTATAGGGTTTGACGACATCTTTGTCTCGGAACTTATCTATCCCAAACTGACAACGGTACGTCAGCCCAGTTATGATCTCGGCCTGCGGTCGATGGAGCTTCTGATAAAGAACATTGAATCGGAGCAGGATGTTCCGGAAAAGATCATTACACTCGAATCTGAATTCATTACAAGAGAGTCTGCTTAGGATGAAGAATATAGTCGTTGTCGGCAGTTTGAACCAGGACATTTCCATCAGCGTCAGGCGTTTGCCTGTAGAAGGAGAAACGGTTCTAGCCAGGGCTGTACGAAAAGGAATCGGAGGAAAAGGCGCGAACCAGGCCATCGCGGCTTCCAGGCTGGGAGGGGAGGTTTCCATGATCGGGTTCGTGGGGAATGACTCTGCGGGAAACGAAATGCTGGAGGCGGTTAAGGGCGGCGGAGTTGACTGTTCAGGAATCGGGATATCCGACCGGGAAAGGACAGGAAAAGCATATATCACGGTTGACGATGCAGGCAGGAATACTATCGTTGTCGATTCGGGAGCGAATTCCTGCGTAACGCCGGAATTCCTGGAGACGCTGCTGCACGACCGGATAGACGCCAATACGATCGTGCTTATGCAGATGGAGATCCCCCGCGAGTCGCTGCTGTATGGAATAGAGTATGCGAAAAAACGTAACGCTTTTGTCATCCTCAATCCGGCTCCCGCTGCAAAGCTCCCCCGGGAGGTCTATTCGGGCATCGACATACTGACGCCGAACGAAACGGAACTTGCAATTCTCTCTTCTGCGGCAGGCAAAGATATCGCCGCCATGTCGACGGACCTCGTAAAAAACGGTACGGCCTGTGTCGTGGTTACCCTGGGGGCAGAAGGTGCCGGGATAATCCTGAACGGTACTGGCGTCCGTCGCGTTCAGGCTCCTTCGGTGAATGCTGTTGATACTACCGGGGCCGGCGACTGCTTCAACGGCGCACTTGCTGCAGCCCTGGCACAAGGATATCGCCTTGATGATGCAGTTTTATTCGCGGTTCGTGCCGCATCCTTCAGTGTATCCAGCTTCGGTACAATAACCTCGTATCCTGATGAATCGCAGATGGAAATGACTTTTGGGGGAAATGCATGATGAACAGACGAAAAATAATAATCGACACCGATCCGGGAATCGACGATGCCTTTGCAATCATAGCTGCCTTGTCCTGTTCACAGTTTGAAGTTCTCGGCATTACCGTGGTGGGAGGAAACAATCAGCTCAACTCATGCGTGAACAACGCCCTCGGGCTGGTCTCCCTGATGGACAGCCGATGTCCTGTTCATGCCGGAGCCCCGGTGTCGCTGAATGAGTTGCGCCTTGGAAAGACCGCGGTGGAGCATTCCACGGAAACCCATGGCAAGGGGGGACTCGGCGGCGTGTCGCTTCCGGGGGACCCTGCCGGGCTTTCGACGGTTCATGCAGCCGATTTCATTGCGGAGACGGTGCGTTCGAATCCGGGGGAGGTGGAAATCGTCACCCTTGGCCCTCTGACGAATATTGCACTGGCCATGGAAAGGCAGCCGGGTCTGCTGCAGGACGTAAAGTGCATATGGTCCATGGGCGGAGGAGTGGAAAAAGGAAACAGGACCGTAGTTGCGGAGTTCAATTACTGGGCTGATCCCGAAGCCGCGGCCCGCGTCTTTGCACAGGGCCAGAGTACCAGCCTCAACATGATAGGTCTTGATGTTACAACGAAAACCTCGTTTTCCATGAATGATCTGTTTTTTCTGAAACTCGAAGGCGGACGTCTCGGAAAGTTCTTCCACGATATAACGGAACAGTATACCCGTGTGTAC
It encodes the following:
- a CDS encoding glycosyltransferase family 4 protein translates to MEKEHIVISYNGCWYVWNTRRPLIQALQNAGYRLSVVAPRDDYTEKLIEMGLGYRDIELDAKGINPLRDLKTLSQYKRIYRELSPSIILQYTIKPNIYGSIAAKGLGIPVVNNITGLGTVFERHGPLQAAVRMLYRYAFSRADMIFFQNSDDRRLFLDGKLVRKHQTGRLPGSGVNPDYFAPRPRPEGPFCFLFVGRLLKAKGVEDFIAAAEKVKARHPEVRFMLVGPYDSSDPWAADKKLLNSAEERGIIEVPGPTDEIREALAQADCMVLPSRYREGVPRSLLEAASMGKPLIAADSVGTREPVMDGINGFLCRPGDTADLADKMEKMLNLSDTEIEAMGKASRKLVKENFDEAIVINTYLQTVDDILKGRG
- a CDS encoding GDP-mannose 4,6-dehydratase, with amino-acid sequence MRIIITGAAGFIGSNLSRRLIGGHRVIGIDNFDPFYDRRIKERNLVGLKDHTNFRLYEADITDASEMERIFQEEKPDLVVHLAARAGVRPSIENPAGYAETNINGTISLLQAARKAGVRDFVFASSSSVYGNTKEVPFSESSFVDHPISPYAATKKAGELICHTYSHLYGMRIASLRFFTVYGRGQRPDLAIAKFTRMIDHDEEIPFYGDGTTERDYTYIDDILDGIQGAVRWLLEQKEGTHEVFNLGESHTTTLSDLVATIEKALGKKARIKRLPMQPGDVLRTFADVSKARKAFGYNPSTLLAGGVEAYIKWYRENSGTRY
- a CDS encoding right-handed parallel beta-helix repeat-containing protein, translated to MALLAKTVGFAAVMLCMLPMFLGGCTTETWGRSRTTLYTRAAEGAGETADGRIPERERLLVEMDRRREEGAAESRRLIEKFFPDSGTLVSEDPEAARAAEAGELKAASAAWWGFDAGDATDALAVALTAPVELLVIPAMEGPWISGPLEIDGPRHILFEPGAELLAREGDFRETRDTLLRVYRKEDLGLTGYGAGIAMRKSDYTKEPYQWSQHRHALAILESRNIRVEGFSIESAGGDGIYIGQRRGGPVPRNILLKNLVLRNNYRQGVSVISVDGFRMEYTHISHTGGTPPGAAIDFEPNSGLYGLTDCVVDSCLFEKNAGAALTVHLPNVLDTHPPVSILIRDSLILGNPLSLWVHGLGNGARGSLEFSNTRVRGLGITGRSESFRIIR
- a CDS encoding FitA-like ribbon-helix-helix domain-containing protein → MPLLQVRDIPEDLYEKLSRVAEQDNRSIAQETIVLLKQALAYKESRISRRKRILHEISSNKVENADTFPDPADLLREDRGR
- a CDS encoding nucleoside hydrolase, which encodes MNRRKIIIDTDPGIDDAFAIIAALSCSQFEVLGITVVGGNNQLNSCVNNALGLVSLMDSRCPVHAGAPVSLNELRLGKTAVEHSTETHGKGGLGGVSLPGDPAGLSTVHAADFIAETVRSNPGEVEIVTLGPLTNIALAMERQPGLLQDVKCIWSMGGGVEKGNRTVVAEFNYWADPEAAARVFAQGQSTSLNMIGLDVTTKTSFSMNDLFFLKLEGGRLGKFFHDITEQYTRVYWERFRLCGCVIHDLVAMMIAIDPSLCGEGDVFPRVNVRIETEGMCRGQTLVDLHNHRDLRDLPRNASVYMGIDRNRYKLRFFETVFKDVSQLYEKHVLGT
- a CDS encoding type II toxin-antitoxin system VapC family toxin; translated protein: MIVVLDASAGIEIALVREKSAILSAVLEKATKVITSDLYKAETGNVIWKYYIAGLLKRDEVFRRLSYCDNLIDDYVDIAENNEEALIEGIRLNHSIYDLLYFTLARRKGAILMTLDKKLKEIAINNGIEVV
- a CDS encoding LacI family DNA-binding transcriptional regulator, with the protein product MAANIKDVARLAGVSITTVSQILNKKQDFPVREETRKRVIDAARELHYIPNPIARSLVQQKTRLVGMAVPDLRNPFFTEIALGCQEAAAQRGYRLQIANTNEDFDSELQQLHEFAAEKMDGIILVPAARRDSRKEQSSIFNLPIVNVDRTAGYPDICGSIYVNSEKGAYEAVSYLLRRGRRRIAFLAGPLSSKTVTDRLEGFRKALEENGLSCSEKDVFEGGFEQNWGFMITEKIISSESPYDAFFCGDDLIALGAISALQKKGLQVPGDIAVIGFDDIFVSELIYPKLTTVRQPSYDLGLRSMELLIKNIESEQDVPEKIITLESEFITRESA
- a CDS encoding MraY family glycosyltransferase, yielding MHVLLTAPLMAFLISLASMPLIMKLSHRMGWYDDQDHRKIHTGEISRLGGLGFFSAYILTILVFTFVLERQFPLPDNWGFRFILVIIAGLLIFLFGVVDDLRNLHARNKIVIQLIAAVLVLAADFTFKRIAIPFFPDSLKFGLFRYPLTLIWIIGIINAVNMIDGSDGLAGGITSIAAISFGILFLTKENYQAAMGSFILAGAVWGFLVFNLPPAKLFMGDGGSQFLGFMVAVLPLIDQGSDHGESISLAHAMIILAIPISDTIAAVWRRLRDKKSVFSPDRSHLHHKLLNLGFSSRSLLAIIYSLQIALCVIAVPLTSHSQEVGVFLFLSAGLIVTLFFTVIHYTHKHVQKNKIRREEEE
- the rbsK gene encoding ribokinase, whose translation is MKNIVVVGSLNQDISISVRRLPVEGETVLARAVRKGIGGKGANQAIAASRLGGEVSMIGFVGNDSAGNEMLEAVKGGGVDCSGIGISDRERTGKAYITVDDAGRNTIVVDSGANSCVTPEFLETLLHDRIDANTIVLMQMEIPRESLLYGIEYAKKRNAFVILNPAPAAKLPREVYSGIDILTPNETELAILSSAAGKDIAAMSTDLVKNGTACVVVTLGAEGAGIILNGTGVRRVQAPSVNAVDTTGAGDCFNGALAAALAQGYRLDDAVLFAVRAASFSVSSFGTITSYPDESQMEMTFGGNA